One region of Bacterioplanoides sp. SCSIO 12839 genomic DNA includes:
- a CDS encoding ferredoxin--NADP reductase, protein MSNLIRETVTSVHHWNDTLFSFTTTRNQGLRFKNGHFTMIGLEVEDKPLLRAYSIASANYEEEMEFFSIKVQDGPLTSQLQKLAVGDEILVGTKPVGTLITDSLLPGKNLYLLSTGTGLAPFMSIIKDLDVYEQYDNVVLTHGVRYVSELAYQDRIENELPNNEYFGDVVREKLIYYPTVTREQYRNTGRLTDLIRTGKLTADIGLADLDPEHDRFMLCGSPAMLDELTTMLDELGFKEARAGKAGHYVIERAFVEK, encoded by the coding sequence ATGAGCAACCTGATTCGCGAAACCGTTACCAGTGTGCACCACTGGAATGACACCTTGTTCAGCTTTACCACGACCCGCAATCAGGGGCTGCGTTTTAAGAACGGCCACTTCACCATGATTGGTCTTGAAGTTGAAGATAAGCCGTTGTTGCGGGCGTACAGTATTGCCAGTGCCAACTATGAAGAAGAGATGGAGTTTTTTTCGATTAAAGTGCAGGACGGCCCGCTGACCTCACAACTGCAAAAACTGGCCGTAGGTGATGAAATCCTGGTGGGAACCAAACCGGTGGGTACCTTAATTACCGACAGTTTATTACCGGGTAAAAACCTGTATTTGTTATCAACCGGTACCGGTCTGGCTCCCTTCATGAGCATCATTAAAGACCTGGATGTTTATGAGCAGTACGACAACGTAGTGCTGACTCATGGTGTACGTTATGTGTCTGAACTGGCGTATCAGGATCGCATCGAAAACGAATTACCGAATAATGAATATTTTGGCGACGTAGTACGTGAAAAGCTGATTTATTACCCCACCGTTACCCGTGAGCAGTACCGTAATACCGGCCGCCTGACGGATTTGATTCGCACCGGTAAACTGACGGCAGATATCGGTCTGGCAGATCTCGATCCAGAGCATGACCGTTTTATGTTATGTGGCAGCCCGGCGATGTTGGATGAGCTGACGACCATGCTGGATGAGCTTGGCTTTAAAGAAGCCAGAGCAGGTAAGGCAGGCCATTACGTCATCGAACGTGCTTTTGTCGAGAAATAA
- a CDS encoding LysR family transcriptional regulator: protein MRYSLRQLEVFLAIAHHENLTRAADELSMSQSAASSSLKDFESQFDIQLFDRIGKRLKLNEQGRQIRSKAESLLAQAKEFEQSLMQHAEAGPLTVGATLSIGNYLAVGLMAEYMEQHPGSRVQLEVDNTAHIAQQVLNYQLDIGLIEGELNHPDLEVIPWREDELAVFCHPQHPLAMKQASQQPITDNDLCAAQWILREPGSGTRQAFDRAMHGLLPRLTIELELQHTEAIKRAVQAQLGIGCLSLITLEDAFQRGSLVHIQLPKRDFSRTLYLIIHKQKYRSAGLTAWLSLCQNSQ, encoded by the coding sequence ATGCGTTATAGTCTGCGCCAGCTGGAAGTGTTTCTGGCCATTGCTCACCATGAGAATCTGACACGAGCAGCGGATGAATTGTCCATGTCTCAAAGTGCTGCCAGCAGCTCACTGAAAGATTTTGAGTCCCAGTTTGATATCCAGTTATTCGATCGCATTGGCAAGCGCCTGAAACTGAATGAACAAGGGCGGCAGATACGCAGCAAAGCTGAGTCGTTGCTGGCACAAGCCAAAGAGTTTGAACAGTCATTGATGCAGCACGCTGAGGCTGGTCCACTGACCGTCGGTGCCACTCTTTCTATTGGTAATTATCTGGCCGTTGGCCTGATGGCTGAATATATGGAACAGCACCCTGGCTCACGGGTCCAACTGGAAGTCGACAATACCGCTCATATCGCCCAGCAAGTGCTTAATTACCAGCTGGATATTGGTTTAATTGAGGGCGAACTGAATCATCCGGATCTTGAAGTCATCCCCTGGCGGGAAGATGAACTGGCGGTGTTTTGCCACCCACAACACCCACTGGCAATGAAACAAGCATCACAACAGCCCATTACTGACAATGACCTGTGCGCAGCTCAATGGATTTTACGCGAACCCGGCTCAGGCACCCGCCAAGCCTTTGACCGGGCAATGCACGGCTTATTACCAAGATTAACCATTGAGTTGGAATTGCAACACACCGAAGCTATCAAGCGCGCGGTTCAGGCTCAGTTAGGCATTGGTTGTTTGTCGCTGATCACACTGGAAGATGCCTTTCAGCGTGGCAGCCTGGTTCATATTCAGTTACCCAAGCGGGATTTTTCACGTACCTTGTATCTGATTATTCATAAACAGAAGTATCGCAGTGCCGGACTGACCGCCTGGTTGTCTCTCTGTCAGAATAGTCAATAA